One region of Roseovarius faecimaris genomic DNA includes:
- a CDS encoding ABC transporter substrate-binding protein, whose protein sequence is MKKFLAATASAALLAGAAQADDHGVKIGIILGFTGPIESLTPHMADGAEMAMKEVTESGKLLGGKAVMPVRADSTCVDAGAATAAAERLITSEGVKGIMGADCSGVTGAILSNVAVANGMVMISPSATSPGLSDAEDDGLFFRTAPSDARQGVVMTDVLMEQGIKEVAVTYTNNDYGKGLADSFQAAFEAAGGSVTISAAHEDGKADYSAEVAALAAAGGDRLVVAGYVDQGGNGIVRASLDSGAFDSFHFPDGMIGAKLEEDFGSEINGSTGQVPGTDSPGATTFAELVGDAFDVTSPYTGESYDAAALIMLAMQAAGSTEPGDYKSKIMDVANAPGEQIMPGELGKALEILANGGEIDYVGATAVEMLDGGDAAGGYREIVFKDGMMDTVGYR, encoded by the coding sequence ATGAAGAAATTTCTAGCTGCCACCGCTTCTGCCGCACTGCTGGCCGGAGCCGCGCAGGCCGATGATCACGGTGTGAAGATCGGGATCATTCTGGGCTTCACCGGCCCGATCGAGTCGCTGACGCCGCATATGGCCGATGGGGCCGAGATGGCGATGAAGGAAGTCACCGAGAGCGGCAAGCTCCTGGGCGGCAAGGCCGTGATGCCGGTGCGCGCCGACAGCACCTGTGTGGACGCCGGTGCCGCCACCGCCGCCGCCGAGCGCCTGATCACCTCCGAAGGGGTCAAGGGCATCATGGGCGCGGACTGTTCCGGTGTAACGGGGGCAATCCTCAGCAACGTGGCCGTGGCCAATGGCATGGTGATGATTTCGCCCTCCGCCACCTCGCCCGGCCTGTCGGATGCCGAGGATGACGGCCTGTTCTTCCGCACCGCCCCGTCGGATGCGCGTCAGGGCGTGGTGATGACCGATGTTCTGATGGAACAGGGCATCAAGGAAGTTGCCGTGACCTATACCAACAACGACTATGGCAAGGGTCTGGCTGACAGCTTCCAGGCGGCGTTCGAGGCAGCCGGCGGCAGTGTGACCATCTCTGCGGCGCATGAAGACGGTAAGGCCGACTATTCTGCGGAGGTCGCCGCACTGGCCGCGGCAGGCGGTGATCGCCTGGTTGTTGCGGGCTATGTCGACCAGGGCGGCAATGGCATCGTGCGCGCCTCGCTCGATAGCGGCGCCTTTGACAGCTTCCACTTCCCCGACGGGATGATCGGCGCGAAGCTGGAAGAGGATTTCGGCAGCGAGATCAATGGCTCCACCGGTCAGGTGCCCGGAACGGACAGCCCTGGCGCGACCACCTTCGCCGAATTGGTGGGCGACGCATTTGACGTCACCTCCCCCTACACCGGCGAAAGCTATGATGCCGCCGCCCTGATCATGCTGGCCATGCAGGCCGCAGGCTCGACCGAGCCGGGCGACTACAAGTCCAAGATCATGGACGTGGCCAACGCGCCGGGCGAGCAGATCATGCCGGGCGAGCTTGGCAAGGCGCTGGAGATCCTCGCGAATGGCGGTGAGATCGACTATGTCGGCGCCACGGCCGTGGAAATGCTTGACGGCGGCGATGCGGCCGGTGGCTATCGCGAGATTGTCTTCAAGGACGGCATGATGGACACGGTCGGCTATCGCTGA
- a CDS encoding ABC transporter ATP-binding protein, with protein sequence MIVIDDVHKHFGGFHAVDGASMEIAQGSITGLIGPNGAGKTTLFNVIAGVLPPTSGRITMAGEDITGLPPHELFHKGLLRTFQIAHEFSSMTCRENLMMVPGGQSGERLWNTWFGRKRIAEEERALRAKADEVLEFLTIEHLADHQAGQVSGGQKKLLELGRTMMVDAKIVFLDEVGAGVNRTLLNTIADAIQQLNRERGYTFVVIEHDMDFIGRICDPVICMAEGKVLATGTLDEIKANEQVIEAYLGTGLKNKDQVGAGA encoded by the coding sequence ATGATCGTCATTGACGACGTTCACAAGCATTTTGGCGGGTTTCATGCCGTCGATGGCGCCAGCATGGAGATCGCCCAGGGCTCGATCACCGGGCTGATCGGCCCCAATGGCGCGGGCAAGACCACATTGTTCAACGTGATCGCCGGCGTGCTTCCGCCCACCTCGGGGCGGATCACCATGGCGGGTGAGGATATCACCGGGCTGCCGCCGCATGAGCTGTTTCACAAGGGGCTTCTGCGGACCTTCCAGATCGCACATGAGTTTTCATCGATGACCTGCCGGGAGAACCTGATGATGGTGCCGGGCGGCCAATCGGGCGAGCGGCTGTGGAACACCTGGTTTGGCCGCAAGCGGATTGCCGAGGAAGAACGCGCGCTGAGGGCCAAGGCCGACGAGGTGCTGGAGTTTCTGACCATCGAGCATCTGGCCGATCATCAGGCAGGCCAGGTCTCGGGCGGGCAGAAAAAACTTCTGGAGCTTGGCCGCACGATGATGGTCGACGCCAAGATCGTTTTCCTCGATGAAGTGGGCGCCGGGGTGAACCGCACGCTGCTGAACACGATTGCCGATGCGATCCAGCAGCTCAACCGCGAGCGCGGCTACACCTTTGTGGTGATCGAGCATGACATGGATTTCATCGGCCGGATCTGTGACCCTGTGATCTGCATGGCCGAGGGAAAGGTTCTGGCGACCGGCACGCTGGACGAGATCAAGGCCAATGAACAGGTGATCGAGGCGTATCTGGGCACCGGGCTGAAGAACAAGGATCAGGTCGGTGCAGGGGCGTGA
- a CDS encoding ABC transporter ATP-binding protein, translating into MSEPFLIGDTMTGGYGNGPDILHECTIAVDRGEIAVIVGPNGAGKSTAMRAVFGMLNVRQGAVRLNGEDITALSPQDRVVKGMGFVPQTHNIFTSMTVEENLEMGAFIRTDDISGTMEQVYELFPILREKRHQAAGELSGGQRQQVAVGRALMTKPTVLMLDEPTAGVSPIVMDELFDRIIEVARTGISILMVEQNARQALEIADKGYVLVQGRNAHTGSGKDLLADSEVRRSFLGG; encoded by the coding sequence ATGTCTGAGCCGTTTTTGATTGGCGACACCATGACCGGCGGCTATGGCAACGGGCCGGATATCCTGCATGAATGCACCATTGCGGTGGACCGGGGCGAGATCGCCGTGATTGTCGGGCCGAACGGTGCCGGCAAGTCCACCGCCATGCGCGCAGTCTTTGGCATGCTGAATGTGCGGCAGGGGGCGGTGCGGCTGAATGGGGAGGACATCACCGCGCTCAGCCCGCAGGACCGGGTGGTTAAGGGCATGGGGTTTGTCCCGCAGACGCATAACATCTTCACCTCGATGACTGTTGAGGAAAACCTGGAGATGGGCGCGTTTATCCGTACCGATGACATCTCGGGCACGATGGAGCAGGTGTATGAGCTGTTTCCGATCCTGCGCGAGAAGCGGCATCAGGCGGCGGGCGAGTTGTCGGGCGGGCAGCGGCAACAGGTGGCGGTGGGCCGGGCCCTGATGACCAAACCCACCGTGCTGATGCTGGACGAGCCCACGGCGGGGGTCAGCCCCATCGTGATGGATGAGCTTTTCGACCGGATCATCGAGGTGGCGCGCACGGGCATTTCCATTCTGATGGTAGAGCAGAACGCCCGGCAGGCGCTGGAGATCGCCGACAAGGGCTATGTGCTGGTGCAGGGGCGCAATGCGCATACCGGTTCGGGCAAGGACCTGCTGGCGGACTCCGAGGTCCGGCGCAGTTTTCTGGGAGGGTGA
- a CDS encoding branched-chain amino acid ABC transporter permease has protein sequence MDLLNAIVALSNFVLIPAIAYGSQLALGALGVTLIYGILRFSNFAHGDTMAFGTMATILFTWLFQGWGISLGPLPTALLALPFGILATMALVLFTDRAVYRFYREQKAKPVILVIVSIGVMFIMNGLVRFIIGPGDQRFADGERFIITARGFKEATGLQEGLAIKTTQGITVVTAVIVVALLFWFLNRTRTGKSMRAYSDNEDLALLSGINPDRVVVVTWLIVAALATVAGVLYGLDKSFKPFTYFQLLLPIFASAIVGGLGNPLGAIAGGFIIAFSEVFITYAWKKVLSYSLPESLAPDGLVQLLSTDYKFAVSFVILLIVLLFRPTGLFRGKAV, from the coding sequence ATGGACTTGCTCAACGCGATTGTAGCACTTTCCAATTTCGTGCTGATCCCGGCCATTGCCTATGGCAGCCAGCTTGCCCTTGGCGCGCTGGGGGTGACGCTGATCTATGGCATCCTACGGTTCTCAAACTTTGCCCATGGCGACACGATGGCCTTTGGCACCATGGCCACGATCCTGTTCACCTGGCTCTTTCAGGGGTGGGGGATCAGCCTTGGCCCGCTGCCCACGGCCCTTCTGGCCCTGCCCTTCGGGATCCTCGCCACCATGGCGCTGGTGCTCTTCACCGATCGGGCGGTCTATCGCTTCTACCGCGAGCAAAAGGCCAAGCCGGTGATCCTCGTCATTGTCTCCATCGGGGTGATGTTCATCATGAATGGCCTCGTGCGCTTTATCATCGGCCCCGGAGATCAGCGTTTTGCCGATGGGGAGCGGTTCATCATCACCGCGCGAGGGTTCAAGGAAGCGACCGGTCTGCAGGAAGGGCTGGCGATCAAGACCACGCAAGGGATCACCGTCGTCACCGCCGTGATCGTCGTGGCGCTGCTCTTCTGGTTTCTGAACCGCACCCGGACGGGCAAGTCGATGCGTGCCTATTCGGACAATGAGGATCTGGCGCTGCTGTCGGGGATCAACCCGGATCGAGTGGTCGTGGTCACCTGGCTGATCGTGGCGGCCCTCGCCACCGTGGCAGGCGTGCTCTATGGGCTGGACAAGAGCTTTAAGCCCTTCACCTATTTCCAGCTTCTGCTGCCGATCTTCGCCAGTGCCATTGTGGGCGGACTGGGTAACCCTCTGGGGGCCATCGCGGGCGGGTTCATCATCGCCTTCTCGGAAGTGTTCATCACCTATGCCTGGAAGAAAGTGCTGAGTTACAGCCTGCCTGAAAGCCTCGCCCCCGACGGGCTCGTGCAGCTTCTGAGCACCGATTACAAATTCGCGGTCAGCTTCGTCATCCTGCTGATCGTGCTTCTGTTCCGCCCGACGGGCCTCTTCAGGGGGAAAGCGGTATGA
- a CDS encoding branched-chain amino acid ABC transporter permease produces MTPVLKNTLLFAVVALLIVLTGVMQSWNTALLILNMGLISAIMALGVNLQWGFAGLFNVGVMGFVALGGLATVLVSMPPTHEAWSAGGVQVIAGLLCGAAVIVAAAMVLKHMEKSRLRTVVVLVILIGGFFLYRAVFDPGVEAVEAVDPASTGYLGGLGLPVLLAWPVGGLLAAGAAWIIGKTALGLRSDYLAIATLGIAEIILAVMKNEDWLARGVKNVNGIDRPVPYEVDLQNDPGFVETAAGFGLDPVTASGIYIKLSYSLLFAGVLILILVAAQLALNSPWGRMMRAIRDNETAAEAMGKDVTRRHLQIFILGSAVCGIAGAMMTTLDGQLIPTSYQPLRFTFLIWVMVIVGGSGNNFGAVLGGFVIWFFWVQVEPIGLMLMELITAPMAEGSALKAHLLESAAHMRLLTMGLILLLVLRFSPRGLIPERQA; encoded by the coding sequence ATGACGCCTGTGCTGAAAAACACCCTGCTATTTGCCGTTGTGGCGTTGCTCATCGTGCTGACCGGCGTGATGCAAAGCTGGAACACGGCGCTGCTTATTCTCAACATGGGGCTGATTTCAGCCATCATGGCGCTGGGGGTGAACCTGCAATGGGGCTTTGCCGGGCTCTTTAATGTGGGGGTCATGGGGTTCGTGGCGCTTGGCGGGCTGGCGACTGTTCTGGTCTCCATGCCGCCCACGCATGAGGCCTGGAGCGCGGGCGGTGTGCAGGTGATTGCAGGGCTGCTCTGCGGGGCGGCCGTGATCGTGGCAGCAGCCATGGTGCTGAAACACATGGAGAAGTCACGCCTGCGCACAGTTGTCGTGCTGGTCATCCTGATCGGCGGGTTCTTCCTCTACCGTGCGGTGTTCGACCCCGGTGTCGAGGCGGTGGAGGCGGTCGATCCGGCCTCGACCGGCTATCTTGGCGGGTTGGGTCTGCCGGTGCTGCTGGCCTGGCCCGTGGGTGGGCTGCTGGCCGCCGGGGCCGCGTGGATCATCGGCAAGACGGCACTTGGGTTGCGCTCGGACTACCTGGCCATCGCGACGCTGGGGATTGCCGAGATCATCCTGGCGGTGATGAAAAACGAGGACTGGCTGGCGCGTGGTGTGAAAAACGTCAACGGGATCGACCGGCCCGTGCCTTACGAGGTCGATCTGCAGAACGATCCGGGCTTCGTGGAAACAGCCGCGGGCTTTGGCCTCGACCCGGTGACAGCCTCGGGGATTTACATCAAGCTCAGCTATTCGCTGCTCTTTGCCGGTGTGCTGATCCTGATCCTGGTGGCGGCGCAACTGGCGCTCAACAGCCCCTGGGGCCGGATGATGCGGGCCATCCGCGACAATGAGACCGCCGCCGAGGCAATGGGCAAGGACGTCACCCGCCGCCATTTGCAGATCTTTATCCTGGGTTCAGCGGTCTGCGGCATTGCAGGCGCGATGATGACCACGCTGGACGGGCAGCTTATCCCCACCTCCTATCAACCGCTGCGCTTTACCTTCCTGATCTGGGTGATGGTGATCGTGGGCGGCTCGGGCAACAATTTCGGGGCTGTTCTGGGCGGTTTCGTCATCTGGTTCTTCTGGGTGCAGGTGGAGCCGATCGGGCTGATGCTGATGGAACTGATCACGGCCCCGATGGCCGAAGGCTCGGCCCTCAAGGCGCATCTGCTGGAAAGCGCCGCGCATATGCGGCTTCTGACGATGGGGCTTATCCTGCTGTTGGTGCTGCGGTTCAGCCCCCGCGGGCTGATCCCCGAGCGTCAGGCCTGA
- the lpxB gene encoding lipid-A-disaccharide synthase, which translates to MRVFLVAGEPSGDKLGAALMAGLKGLTDAEFSGVGGPLMQAEGMESLFPMDELSVMGIAEVLPKYRHLRRRLHQTARAVLAARPDVLITIDSPDFCLRVARLVKAQSAIRTVHYVAPSVWAWRAGRARKMARHIDHVLALLPFEPPYMQAEGMACDFVGHPVVAEPVPSAAEIAAFREGHGIGEGRILLVLPGSRRSEVSRLAPRFGEALRPVLAAHPDLTLVTPTTAAAAPVLREIVQHWPRQPLILSPEDTDSAAHAAEKRAAFYAADYALAASGTVSLELAAADTPMVIAYDANWLTRRIVKALLKVDTATLVNLVSETRAVPEFFGDACTPERIAEGVLGMMQDHAAQDDAMRLTMKRLGRGGEDPGLRAARAVLAGLR; encoded by the coding sequence ATGCGGGTGTTTCTGGTCGCCGGGGAGCCCTCGGGCGACAAGCTGGGGGCGGCGCTCATGGCGGGCCTCAAGGGGCTGACAGATGCGGAGTTTTCAGGGGTCGGCGGCCCGCTGATGCAGGCCGAGGGCATGGAGAGCCTCTTTCCCATGGATGAGCTGAGCGTGATGGGCATCGCCGAGGTGCTGCCCAAATACCGCCACCTGCGCCGCCGCTTGCATCAGACCGCGCGGGCGGTTCTGGCGGCGCGCCCGGATGTGCTCATCACCATAGACAGCCCCGATTTCTGCCTGCGCGTGGCCCGACTTGTGAAGGCCCAAAGCGCCATTCGCACGGTGCATTACGTGGCTCCGTCGGTCTGGGCCTGGCGCGCCGGGCGCGCGCGCAAGATGGCGCGGCATATCGATCATGTGCTGGCACTCCTGCCGTTCGAGCCGCCTTATATGCAAGCCGAAGGAATGGCCTGCGATTTCGTCGGCCACCCCGTCGTGGCCGAGCCGGTGCCAAGTGCCGCAGAGATCGCCGCGTTTCGCGAGGGGCATGGGATTGGCGAGGGGCGTATCCTGTTGGTGCTGCCCGGCTCGCGCCGCTCCGAAGTAAGCCGACTGGCCCCGCGCTTTGGTGAGGCATTGCGCCCTGTACTGGCGGCGCATCCCGACCTCACGCTGGTCACGCCCACCACCGCTGCCGCGGCCCCGGTGCTGCGCGAGATCGTCCAGCACTGGCCGCGCCAGCCTCTGATCCTGTCGCCCGAAGATACGGACAGTGCCGCGCATGCCGCCGAAAAACGTGCGGCCTTTTATGCGGCCGATTATGCGCTGGCGGCCTCCGGCACGGTCTCGCTGGAACTGGCCGCGGCGGATACGCCCATGGTGATCGCCTATGACGCTAACTGGCTCACGCGCCGGATCGTCAAGGCGCTTTTGAAGGTTGATACGGCAACCCTCGTCAACCTCGTCTCCGAGACGCGAGCCGTCCCCGAGTTCTTTGGCGATGCCTGCACGCCGGAGCGCATTGCCGAGGGGGTGCTGGGCATGATGCAGGACCATGCCGCTCAGGACGACGCCATGCGCCTTACGATGAAGCGGCTGGGCCGGGGCGGCGAAGACCCCGGGCTGCGCGCCGCCCGCGCCGTTCTTGCCGGATTGCGCTGA
- a CDS encoding LpxI family protein yields MSGRLAILACGGALPVRLAEACPDALCYALQGVPHELGNRAEEHQVEKLGGLFAAMKAAGVDRMVMAGALTRPALDPTALDPQTMQLVPRIMAAMQGGDDGLLRVVIEVFEEQGFAVLGAHELLPDLTASEELQIGAPDPQDLKDAARAWDILSALSPLDVGQGCVVAAGQVLGIETIQGTDALLRFVSETPEALRLGAGGVYVKAAKRGQDLRVDMPAIGPTTIDGVASAGLAGLVIEAGRVMILEREATLKAVEDAGLFLTARAL; encoded by the coding sequence ATGTCTGGCCGACTGGCGATCCTGGCCTGTGGCGGGGCATTGCCCGTCCGCCTGGCCGAGGCTTGCCCGGATGCGCTCTGTTATGCGCTCCAGGGGGTGCCGCATGAACTGGGCAATCGGGCAGAAGAGCATCAGGTCGAAAAGCTGGGCGGCCTCTTTGCGGCGATGAAAGCGGCGGGTGTGGACCGCATGGTGATGGCCGGGGCGCTGACACGCCCGGCGCTTGATCCCACGGCGCTTGACCCGCAGACGATGCAGCTTGTCCCGCGGATCATGGCAGCGATGCAGGGCGGCGATGACGGCCTGTTGCGCGTGGTGATCGAGGTGTTCGAGGAGCAGGGCTTTGCCGTTCTCGGCGCGCATGAGCTCTTGCCTGACCTGACCGCCTCGGAAGAGTTGCAGATCGGCGCGCCCGACCCGCAGGACCTCAAGGATGCCGCCCGCGCCTGGGATATCCTGAGCGCGCTGTCGCCGCTGGATGTCGGGCAGGGCTGTGTCGTCGCCGCCGGGCAGGTGCTGGGCATTGAGACGATTCAGGGCACCGATGCCTTGCTACGCTTTGTCTCGGAAACACCCGAGGCTTTGCGGCTCGGGGCTGGCGGCGTCTATGTGAAAGCCGCCAAGCGCGGACAGGACCTGCGGGTGGATATGCCCGCGATCGGTCCGACCACCATCGACGGGGTCGCAAGCGCCGGGTTGGCCGGGCTGGTCATTGAGGCCGGGCGCGTGATGATCCTTGAGCGCGAGGCGACGCTGAAAGCGGTGGAAGACGCCGGGCTTTTCCTGACCGCAAGGGCACTTTGA
- the lpxA gene encoding acyl-ACP--UDP-N-acetylglucosamine O-acyltransferase: MSASADTMIHPSAVIEPGAQLGTGVRIGPFCHVGGDVTLADGVELKSHVVVTGVTSIGEGTVIYPFACIGEIPQDLKFKGEVTRLEIGARNRIREHVTMNTGTEGGGGVTRVGDDGLFMAGCHVAHDAQVGNRVIIVNNAALAGHCLIEDDVIIGGLSGVHQWVRIGQGAIIGAVTMVTNDVIPYGLVQAPRGELDGLNLVGLKRRGVARSDITALRAAFQMLAQGEGAFQDRARRLGEETDSDYVRQIVDFVTGASDRSFLTPEKS; the protein is encoded by the coding sequence ATGTCCGCGAGTGCTGACACGATGATCCACCCCAGCGCCGTGATCGAGCCCGGCGCGCAGCTTGGCACCGGTGTGCGCATTGGTCCGTTTTGCCATGTGGGCGGCGATGTGACCCTGGCCGACGGGGTGGAGCTCAAAAGCCACGTTGTTGTCACCGGCGTCACCTCGATTGGCGAGGGCACCGTGATCTATCCCTTTGCCTGCATCGGTGAGATTCCGCAGGATCTGAAATTCAAGGGAGAGGTGACGCGGCTGGAGATTGGCGCGCGCAACCGTATCCGCGAGCATGTGACCATGAACACCGGTACCGAAGGCGGTGGCGGCGTGACACGGGTAGGCGATGATGGGCTCTTCATGGCCGGGTGTCACGTCGCGCATGACGCACAGGTGGGCAACCGCGTGATCATCGTCAACAATGCGGCGCTGGCGGGCCATTGCCTGATCGAGGACGACGTGATCATCGGCGGGCTGTCGGGGGTGCACCAATGGGTGCGCATCGGGCAGGGGGCCATCATTGGCGCCGTGACCATGGTCACCAATGACGTGATCCCCTATGGCCTTGTGCAGGCTCCTCGGGGCGAGCTTGACGGGCTCAACCTCGTGGGGCTCAAGCGCCGGGGTGTGGCACGTTCCGATATCACGGCCCTGCGCGCCGCGTTCCAGATGCTGGCGCAGGGCGAAGGCGCATTCCAGGACCGCGCACGCCGCCTGGGCGAAGAAACAGACAGCGATTATGTCCGCCAGATCGTCGATTTTGTCACCGGTGCCAGCGACCGCTCTTTCCTGACCCCGGAGAAGAGCTGA
- the fabZ gene encoding 3-hydroxyacyl-ACP dehydratase FabZ — MTEPRTSADIHLIQRLIPHRYPFLLVDKVVDIDGYTSATGIKNVTMNEPHFQGHFPGKPIMPGVTIVEAMAQTAAVMVGTALHMEDKNMLVYFMSIDKCKFRRMVIPGDVLEMRVSTLRGKPGGKVWRFGGVATVEGEMATEVEFTAMMDLGEKG, encoded by the coding sequence ATGACCGAGCCGCGCACCTCAGCAGATATTCATCTGATCCAGCGGCTTATCCCGCATCGCTACCCGTTTCTTCTGGTGGACAAGGTGGTGGATATCGACGGCTACACCTCGGCCACCGGCATCAAGAACGTGACCATGAACGAGCCGCATTTCCAGGGCCATTTCCCCGGAAAGCCGATCATGCCGGGCGTGACCATTGTCGAGGCCATGGCTCAGACCGCCGCCGTCATGGTGGGCACCGCGCTGCACATGGAAGACAAGAACATGCTGGTCTATTTCATGTCGATCGATAAATGCAAATTCCGCCGGATGGTTATCCCCGGCGATGTGCTTGAAATGCGCGTGTCCACGCTGCGCGGCAAGCCCGGCGGCAAGGTCTGGCGCTTTGGCGGTGTGGCCACCGTCGAAGGCGAGATGGCCACCGAGGTGGAGTTCACCGCGATGATGGACCTGGGCGAGAAGGGCTAA